GGTCGGTATGATCCAGCTCAGCCGCTAGTGATTGACCCTTTGTTGGTCTACTCGACATTCCTTGGCGCCGGCGACAGTGACAGTGCAAGAGGCATCGCCGTCGACGGCGGCGGCAATGCCTATGTGGCGGGAGTGACTCACTCGGCCGTCTTCCCTGGCACTAGCGGGAGCTCGCTCCAACCGACGCTCGGGGGTGGCGCGGACCTCTTCGTTACAAAGATCAACGCGGCAGGAACTGCGATCGTCTACTCGACGTTTCTGGGAGGGTCGGGGGACGACTACTCGAACTACCCGAACATCGCAGTTGACGCTGTCGGGAATGTGTACCTCGTAGGCACAACCTCCTCCGTTGCTCTTCCTGGCCTTAGCGGGGCTTCGATTCAGGCGTCATACGGCGGCGGCACCTACGACGCGTTCGTTACGAAGATCAACTCCACGGGTACCGCCGTTCTCTACTCGACATTCTTGGGTGGTGCGGATGCCGACTATGGCGGTGTCGTCGCGGTGGACGTCGCCGGCAATGCGTACATCGCCGGTGGCACCAGGTCAAGCTTCTTTCCCGGCGTCAACGGCAGCTCGATCCAGCCATCGAATGGTGGTGGTCTGAGCGACATCTTCGTCACGAAGATCAATGCCACCGGGACCGCGATCCTCTACTCGACATTCCTGGGAGGAGGTGACACAGACTATTTCGCCGGGATCGCGGTCGACGCTACAGGCAGCGCGTACGTGACGGGCGCTACGGCCTCGACGTCGTTTCCTGGAACTGGTGGGAGTTCCATTCAGCCGACCCATCACGGTGGTTCCTTTGATGCTTTCATTACAAAGATAGGTGCCGGTGGAACACGCATCTCGTACTCGACCTTCCTCGGCGGCAGCGGAGCCGACTGGGGCCGGGCCGTTGCTGTAGATGCCGCGGCGAATGCCTACATCGTAGGCGGTACAGACTCCGCGATCTTCCCCGGTGTCACTGGGAGCTCGATCCAACCGACGCTCGGTGACCCTGGTGGTGACGCCTTTGTTACAAAGGTCAATGCGGCGGGCACGAGAATCCTCTACTCGAGCTTTCTGGGCGGTCGCGACAACGACTATCTACTTGCGGTCGCTGTGGATCCCGCCGGCAACGCGTATGTGGCCGGCTTGAGTGAATCTGCCACAGTTCCGGGTATCGACGGGGGCTCGATCCAGTCTGTGAACGGCGGCGGGAGGGACGCGCTCGTAGCGAAGATCGACAGCGCAGGCACCAGAGTTGTGTACGCGACGTTTCTGGGTGGCCCGGCGCTGGATCAGGCATACGGAATCGCCGTCGACGGCCTTGGCAACGCCTATGTGGCTGGCTACACGAGTTCGACGAGTTTTCCGGGCACTGGTGCAGGCTCGATACAGGCAACCTCCGGCGGCGGGAGCGACGCTTTCGTAGCGAAGATCGGTACACCAGGCCCCGCCGCCTGTTCTGCGGGCTCGACAGTACTCTGCCTCAACAACTCCCGCTTCCAGGTGGCTGCGGCTTTCGACGCGGGGGGCGGGAACTCGGGCTTGGCCAACGTTGTCCAACTTACCCCTGACACAGGCTATCTATGGTTCTTCGCCAGCTCGAACGTCGAGGTGGTCGTCAAGGTCCTGAACGGGTGCGGCCTGGGTGGTCACTACTGGGTCTTCGCTGGTGGGCTGACGGACGTCAATGTCGTGATGACGGTCACCGACACAGCGACCGGTGCAGTCAGGACCTATACCAACCCACCTCACACGAAGTTCCAACCCATTCAGGACACTAGCGCATTTGCGACCTGCTCCTCGCAGGCGAGTGCGTCGCCCGATGTTGTTCGGGAGGCCGCCAGAGCCGAATCCGAGGCGCTAAACGAGCTGACATCCTTGGGGGATGCCGTGTCGCTCGAGGTGGTCAGGGAGAGCGCGTGGCGTGAGCTTTCGGCCGGCCGCTTGCACGCAAACCTGGCTGCCGCGGCTCCGGGTTCTCCGATTGGTTCTGGGCGCCTTGTCGAGAGAGCGAACGGCCTAGCTCTCGAGGGATTTGTCTCCGGTGACTGGAGCACCCTGGGCACGCGAATGGAGGTGCCACGCATCTCGAACTCGAGCTCGTCGACGGCTGGCCCGCTCCAATTGCAGCTCTGGGCGACGACCGACCTTCCGGTCTTCGGCCAGACGGTCTATCACTCGACGCTCGCAACCTACGACCTTGGCTACCTCGCGGCCAATAGCGCCTGGACGAACGTCGACACCGGCTGGATCGCGCACGCACCTCCCTTGCCGGGCTGTTATTACCTGACCGTCGCGCTCATGCGGTTGGTGAATGGGACCTACTACTACGAGTTCCTCTCGACCTTCAGCCAAGGAGGAGCCGATGATGGCGCCGGCCGCGACCGATTCGGCTTCGGTAGCTCGAGGTGCGTGGGAGCCGATGGCTCGGTCAATCTGGTCGTTCCATCCAGTTCCGCAGGCTCTGCGACAGGCCTCTCCGTCGGCTCAGGGGACCGAGTCACCATCAACGCCTGGGGCCGGATGAACTCCTGGGCTACTGAGCCCGGGCACCCGTCGGCTGGGCCAGAGGGGAACGGACAGACCTGCACTTCGAGCTGTCCAGTGCCCTCGTCGGAGGTAGCCTCGCTCGTGGCTCGGGTTGGCTCCGGCGGGCCCTGGTTCTACGTCGGGCGCGGCGGGAGCTTCATTGCCGATCGAAGTGGAGCGCTCGAATTCGCTGTCAACGACCACTACTATCCCGACAACATCGGGGATTTCACTGTTACTTCGAAGGTGGACGGTGGCGGAGGTGGACCGTGCGTCGAGACGGCTACGGCGCTCTGCCTCAATGGGAATCGCTTCCAGGTAACCGCTCGATTCGATGCTGGCGGGGGCAACGCAGGCGTCGCTCAGGCCGTCCAATTGACCGCGGATACCGGGTATTTGTGGTTCTTCGCCAGCTCAAACGTCGAGGTGGTCGTCAAGGTCCTGAATGGGTGCGGCCTAGGCGGGCACTACTGGGTCTTCGCAGGTGGGCTGACGGACGTTAACGTGGTGATGACCGTCACCGACACGGGGACCGGTGCAGTTAGGACCTATACCAACCAACCTCACACGAAGTTCCAGCCTATTCAGGACACCAGTGCCTTCGCGACTTGCTCCTCGCAGGCGAGTGCGTCGCCCGATGTTGTTCGGGAGGCCGCCAGAGCCGAATTCGAGGCGCTGAACGAGCGGACATCTTTGGAGGACGCCGTGCCGCTCGAAGTGGTCAGGGTGAGCGCTCAGAGCGCCAGCAGACGTTAGTCAGGGTATGTTGTTGTGGGAGATTCCCTATAAAGGAGAGTCGCATGCGCTGTCGACCGCTGCTCGTCCTGTTCCCTCTCATGCTGACGGTCTCATTCACTCCAGTGCTCGCCAAGAAGAAGCCGTTGTCGAACCTGACTTTGCAATGGGCGCCGACGACGAAAGTCGGTGAGCTCGGTCTCGGCGCCATCGACCTGACGGCGCTGCAGGGAGTCCGTGTCGAGGTCGGGGCCTTCACCGACGCTCGCAGCGGTCCGCCGGAGCTGATCGGCGAGAACCGGGAGGATGCCGACGACGGAGTCGTGCTTCCGGTGTCGACTGCGGACTCCGTCCCCGAATTCTGTCGCGGGCAGCTGCGCCGCTTCCTCTCCGAGTTGGGGTTACCGATCGTCGACTCCGGTGGGACGGTCGTGCTCACCGCGGAGGTCACCGAGCTCAAGGTCGTCGAGGAGTCGACCTATGTCGGGTCGGTCCTGCTGAACGTCGCGGTGAGGGACGCGTCGGGATCGCTGCGTTGGAAGGGCGTCGTGACGGGCAGCGCAAAGCGATTCGGGCGTTCCTACAGCGCCGAGAACTACAACGAGACGCTCTCGGATGCGCTCCTCGACGCAGATGCCGTGTTGGCTAGGTCTCAGGAGTTCCTGGCCGCCCTCCGTTCCACCGCGGGAAGTCAGGCGGTGGCCCCGGCTCCGCGAGTTGACCGGCAGGTGCCGGCCCCGATCTCGACCCAGGGAACGAAACCATCCGCCGGGTCGGAAGCGGAGCGACTCTCGAACCAGGACATCGTTGCCCTGGCCGCCTCCGGGCTCGGCGACTCGATCATCCTGGCGAAGATCCAGCAGGCACCAGCCGAGGGCTTCGACGTTTCGGTCGATGCCCTCGTCGCGCTCAAGAAGAAGGGCGTCAGCCAACCGGTGATTGAGGCGATGATCAGGCGGAGCGAAGCGCGTAGCGCGACGCCACCTTCGAGCGGCGGAAGTGCGACGAACCCGAGCGGCATGCCGGTCGGTAGCTCGCCCGTCGCGAGCTCGACCGGAGCGGATGGTCGTCCCCATCGACCGGGCGAAGTCACGCTCTATTTCACCGATAGGCCAGCCGGGCACTATCGAGAGCTCGGGCGAGTGAGCGCCCAGAAGTACAACCTCGTCGGAATCTCCAGAAAGCGCGGGGAAATCGACGCCGACCTTAAGAAGGAGGCGGCGAAGCTCGGAGCGAACGCGGTGATCAATATCACCGAGGACTTCGCCGGAGTGTCGGGTGTGGCCGTCGTTCTGACCGAGTAGTGAGGCCTCGTGCGGGTCGTTACGAGTTCTCGTCGGAGAGTGCGCCGACGCTCTTTGGTGCTGCGCCGAGGGCGTCGCTTGCGCGCGCGCGGCGAGGCGCGCCCAGCCGTTCGATCCCCTCGTCGAGCAGGCTGTAGCCGGCGGGGACGACGAAGAGGGTGAGCAGCGTCGAGACCGCCATGCCGCCGACGAGGGCGAGGGCCATCGGGCGCTGGACTTCGGCGCCGGGGCCAATGGCGAGGGCGGGAGGGAGCGCGCCGGCGATCGTGGCGATCGAGGTCATGAGGATCGGCCGCAGGCGGATCGGACAGGCCTCGAGCAGCGCCGACTGCCGGTCGAGCCCGCGCCGCCGCATCTGATTGGTGAAGTCGACCAGCATGATCGAGTTCTTCTTGGCGATGCCGACGAGCAGGATCAGTCCGAGCATGCTGTAGACGTTCAGGCTCTGGCCGCCGATCCAGAGGGCCAGCAGCGCGCCGCTCACCGAGAAGGGCAGGGCGAGTAGCACGGTGACCGGATGGGAAAACGAGTTGAACTGCGAGGCGAGCACCATGTACGCCATCACCAGGCCGAGGCCGAAGGCGAACCAGAGCGACTCGAACGACTCGCGGAACGCCTTGGTGCTGCCGGAGACCACGGCGCGGTAGCCGTCCGGCAGGACCTCGCGCGCGACGGCGAGCGAACCGTCGACCGCCTTGGCCTGCGAGACGCCGCGGGAGACGTTGGCGAAGATCGTGATGGCGCGCTCCCGGTCGCGACGGGTGATCGCCTGCAGGGTCGGCGACTGCTCGATGCGGATGAGGTCGCCGAGCCGCACCAGCTCGCCGCTGCCCGTCCGCACCAGGAGTCGCGCGATGTCCTCGGGCCGTTCGCGCTGCGGCGCGAGCAGGCGGGCGCGGATGGCGAAGCGCCGCCCCTGGTCCTTGAACTTGCCGACGCGTGCCCCGCCGATCGCCGCGTTCACCGTCTCGCCGATCGTCGCCATGCTCACCCCGAGGTCGGCGGCGCGGTTGCGGTCGGGGATGACCCGGACTTCGGGCATGCCGACGCGGTAGTCGCTGTCGACGTCGGTGACCAGGCCCGAGTTGCGCATCCGCTCGGCGATCTCCCGCGCGGAGGTGGCGAGCACCTCCCAGTTCGGCCCGCGGATGTTGAATTCGACCGGGAAGCCGCCGCCGCGCGACGGCGAGAAGCCGGTCTGCGAGATGTCCTGCAGCATGGCGCGCCCGCCCGGGATGCTGGCGAGCTCGCGTCGCACGTCGTCCATGATCTCGAGCTGCGTCGGGCGACGTCCGCTCTTCCGATCGACCGGTCGTTCGCGCGGCTCGAGCAGGTTGACGTAGGCCTGGCCGGAGTTGACGTCGGAGCCGCCGCCGACGCTGCCGGCAAAGAGCGTCACCTCGGGGCGGGCGATCATGCGCGACTCGATCTGGCGGAAGTAGCGGTCGGTGGCGTCGAGGCTGGTGCCCACCGGCGTCGAGAAGCGCAGGGTGAAGCGGCTCATGTCCTGACTCGGCGTGAACTCCTGGCGCAGGAAGAAGATCGTGCCGAGCGACAGCGCGAAGAAGAGCAGCGAACCGGCGAGCACCCGGCCGCGATGGGCGAGGGTCGGCGCCAGCGCCCGCGAGTAGCCGGTCGCCAGGCGCTGGAAGATCGCGTCCATCGTCCGCCCGAGGCGCCCGCGGTGCTCGACCTCGAGGAACTGCGAGCAGCGCATCGGGGCGAGCGTCAGCGCCTCGAGCAGCGAGATGAGCACGGCCACCGAGATCGTGACGCCGAACTGGAAGAAGAACTTGCCGATGATCCCCTTCATGAACGCCACCGGCAGGAAGATGGCGACGATCGCCAGCGTCGTCGCCGCCGCGGCGAAGGTGATCTCGCGCGCCCCGAGCGAGGCGGCCTTCACCTTGCCCTCGCCCTGCTCGCGGTGCCGGTAGATGTTCTCCAGCACCATGATCGCGTCGTCGACGACGATGCCGACGACCAGCGTCAGGCCGAGCACCGTGTAGGTGTTGAGCGTGAAGCCGAGGAAGTAGATGACGATGAAGGTGCCGAGGATCGAGGTCGGAATGGCGAGCAGGATGTTGACCGTCGTCGACCAGGAGCCGAGGAAGAGCCAGCAGACGAGCCCGGTCAGGAGCGCCGCGAGCAGCAGGGTGAAGAGGATCTCGTGGATCGAGCGCTCGACGAAGACGGTGGTGTCCCAGTTGACGTCGAGCTTCATCCCTTCGGGAAGCTGCGCCGCCAGGGTCGCCATCCGCGCCTTGACGTCGCGGCCGACCTGCACGGCGTTGGCGCCGCGCAGCTTGGTGATGCCGAAGCCGATCGAGGTCTCGCCCATGGCGCGGTTGAGGCGGCGGCGGTCCTCGAGGCCGTCCTCGACCACGGCGACGTCCTTGAGGCGGACCGGGGCGCCCTGAGCGTAGGTGACGACCAGGTCGCGGAACGAGGAGATGTCGATCGCCTCGCCTTCGGCGCGCACGTTCATCTCGCGCTCGCCGCTCTCGATGCGGCCCGCCGGGACCTCTTGATGCTCCCGGGCGATCGCCCGATTGACGTCGAGCACCGTCAGGCCCTGCGCCTCGAGTCGCGCGGCGTCGTACCAGACGCGCACGTTGCGGTCGCGGAAGCCGAAGACGTGGATCTCGCCGACGCCGTCGATCATCTGCAGCTGCGGCCGGATGACGTTGCGCACGTAGTCGGCGAGGAAGAGCGGCGGCCGGTCGCCGGAAAGGGCGAGCCGGATGATCGGCTGGTCCTCGGGGTTCGTCTTCGAGATGTTCGGCGGGTCCATCTCGCGCGGCAGGTCGTGGACCGCCTGCGAGACCTTGGTCTGCACGTCCTGGAGCGCCGCGTCGATGTTGCGGCCGATCTCGAACTCGAGGGTGATGCTCGCCGAGCCCTGGCGGGCGGTCGACGACATCTGGACGACGCCCTCGACGGTCGAGCAGGCGTCCTCGAGCGGGTCGACGACGTCGCTCTCCATGATCTCGGGCGAGGCGCCCTCCCACGACACGCCGACGTTGACGATCGGGTAGTCGACGTCCGGGTTCTGGCTGATGCCGAGGCCGCGGAAGACGCCGCCGGCGCCGGTGTAGCAGAGAATGCCGAAGCCGATGAGCGCGGCCATCAGGATCCAGGCGAAGACGTGATTGCGGATCGAGATGTCGGCGAGCGTCATCCCGGTGGCGATCGCCGCCGGGTCCTCGGAGGTGTTCGGGCTCGGGGTGCGGTCGGTCATGTCAGTTCCCGCCGCTGGCGGCCGGAGAGCCCTGGGCCGTGGAGGTGCCGCCGGCGACCGCTTCGACGGCGATGCCGTCGGCGAGGCGGTCGGAGCCTTCGGTGACGATCTGCTCGCCGGCGGCGAGACCGGAGAGGATCTCGACCTCCCCGCCGCCGGTGCGCAGGCCGATCCGCACGGCGCGCTGGCGGGCGATCCCGTCCTCGACGACGTAGACGACGAAGCCGCGTTCGCTCGCCTGCACGGCGCCCTCCGGCACGACGAGGGCGTCGGCGTGCTTCTCGGTGGCGAGCGTCACCTCGGCGAAGAAGCCCGGACGCAGCGCGCCGGGGTTGTCGACCCAGGCGAGCACTTCGACCTGCCGCGTCGCCGGATCGGCCACCGCACCGACGTGATAGACGGTCGCCGCGAACTCGCGATCGCCGAGCGTGGCGACGCGGAAGCGCACCGACGGGTTCTTCTCGGCGCGCAGCGACTCGACGTCGGAGACCTTGAAGCGCAGCCGCAGCCGTCCGAGGTCGACCAGCGTCGCCAGCACGTTGCCCACCGAAACGAACTGCCCGGTGTCGACGCTGCGCGTGTTGATCTCGCCGGCGCGCGGCGGGCGGACCTCGGAGCGCCGCTCGGCGAGGCGGGCGATGTCGAGCGAAGCCTGCGCCGACGCGGCCTCCGCCGCCAGCCGTTCGGCTTCGATCCGCGCGCGCGCCAGCTCCTCCTCGGCAACCAGGCGATCGCGCGCCAGCGCCTCGCGCCGCGTGAGCTCGGCCTGGGCGCGCTCGGCGTCGGCGACCGCCTTGCGGTGCGTCGCTTCGGCCTTCGCGGCCTCGAGGCGGTAGCGTTCGGGATCGATGCGCGCCAGGACCGTCGACGGCGTGACGCGGTCGCCCGCCTGGAAGCGCACCTCCTTGACGGCGCCGGCGACCTCGGCGGTGATCTGGCCGAGCTCGGCCGGTTCGAGCGAGCCGAGCGCTTCGACCTTGTAGACCACGTCGCGCGTCACCACGCTCGCCTGCCGCACCGGCAGGCTGCGCGCGGCCCGGCGGGCGCCGCTCGTGCCCTCGCGTTCTCCACCACAGGCGAAGGCGAGCCCACCGAGGAGCAGCGCCATCACTCGACATGCCGTTCGCTTGGTCACCGGGATCTCCGAGAGCACGCGGTCGGCGGTTTCTGCTCGACGCCGGAGCGAGGCTCGACTCGCCGGACGCCAGGGGCGGCGGGCGGCGTTGCCGGTCGATTCTGGAGAGCGCCGGGCGATTCGTCCACACCCGAACGGACGGCCTGCGCTCGCCCGGTCAGGGCGACTTGGCGAGGAGGCGGGGCAGGGCGAGCGAGAGCCAGGGCAGGTAGGTGACGAGCAGCACGCCGGCGGCGCGCAGGGCGAAGAACGGCCAGACGTCGCGGTAAAGCCGAGTGATCGGCACCGAGAAGCGCGAGGCGGAGAGGAAGAGATTCAACCCCACCGGCGGGAAGAGGAAGCCGAGCTCGAGGTTGGCGAGGAAGATCACTCCGAGGTGCAGCGGGTCGATGCCGAAGGCGACGCCGAGCGGCACGACGAGCGGGGTGAGGACGACGATCGCCGAGTAGATTTCGAGCACCGAGCCGAGCACGAGCAAGAAGACGTTGAGCGCCAGCAGGAAGACCAGCTTCGAGTCGATGTGCGCCTGGGCGAGCGCCAGGAGGCGGTCGGGGATCTGGGCGTCGACCAGGTACGACGTCAGCCCCATGGCGCTCGCCAAGAGCACCAGCACGCCGCCCACCAATCGCCCGCCCTTGAGCAGGACGCGCGGCAGGTCGCGCCACGGGTGGATCTCGCGCATGACGACGCATTCGACGAAGAGCGCGTAGGCGGCGGCCGCCGCGGCGGTCTCGACCATCGTCGCGACGCCGCTGGCGAAGAGCCCGACGACGAGCAGCGGGACCGAGACCTCCCACTTCGCCGCCCACGCCGCGGCGCCGAGCTCGCGCCAGGAGAATGGCGGTGCGGCGCGCTGCTGCCGCCGGCCGACCCACATGCCGTAGCCGGCGGTCAGGCCGACGAGCAGCAGCGCCGGGACGAAGCCGGCGACGAACAGGTCGTCGGCCGGCGCGCTCGCCACGACGGCGAAGAGGATCACCGGCAGGCTCGGCGGGAAGAGCAGCCCGAGGCTGCCGCCGGCGGTGACCAGGCCGAGCGCAAAGCGCTCCGAGTAGCCCTCCTCGCGCAGCATCGGGTAGACGAGGCCGCCGAGGGCGAGGATGGTGATCCCCGAGCCGCCGGTGAAGGTGGTGAAGAGGGCGCAGACGCCGGCGACCAGCAGGGCGATCCCCCCCGGCAGCCAGCCGAAGAGGGCGCGGAAGAAGCGCACCAGTCGCTCGGCGGCGCGCGACTCGGCGAGCACGTAGCCGCAGGCGGTGAGCAGCGGGATCGCCGGCAGGGTGGGCGAGGCGACGAGCCGGTAGATCTCGGCCGGGACCGCGGAGACCGGGGTCGAGTCGGCGAAGAAGAGCAGCAGGCCGACGCCGGCCATCGCGGTGAAGACCGGCGCTCCGACCACTGCGGCGAGGAGCACCGCGCCGACCAACAGCCAGAAGAAGATGCCGGAGGGCGGCTCGGCGAGCCAGCCGAGGGCGAACGCGCCCCCGGCCGCCAGCCACGCGGCGATCCTCCCGCTCCAGCCGGCCTCGTTGCGCCAAGCCAGGCGCAGGGCGATCAGCGCGAAGGCCACCGGCATCACCAGCTCGCTCCACCAGAGCGGGGCGCCGAACGGCAGCCGTTCGCCCTGCTGACGGTTGGCGAGCACGACCTGGGCCGCGCCGTAGGCGAGCACCGCCGTCACCGCCGTGCCGACGGCGGCGGCGAAGCCGGTGGCGAGACGCCGCGCCGTCGTCCCCTCGCGCAGGAACTCGGCGGTGGAGAGCGTCAGGTGACCGCCGTCGCGCGCGGCGAGAAGGCCGCCGAGCAAGGCCAGCCAGAGCGTCAGCTGCTGGACGTAGACGGCGGTGCCCGGGACGTGCCATCCGCCGAGTGGCCTGCCGACCGCTTCGCTGAGCGGCAGGGCGATGGCGAGCAGGAAGGCTCCGGTGAGCAGACCCTCTTCGCACCGGTGCGCGGCGGCGATCAGTCGCTTCACGCCGCGCTCACTTGCCCTTGCCCTTGCTCCGCGCCCGCTCGGCATCGCGCAGGGCGAGCGCCTGGTCGAGGAGCGCCGAGGGGAGGAAGCCCTCGCGCAGCTTCGGGTAGGCCGCTTCGGCGGCGTGTTGCCAGTCGGCGCGGGCGGCGGCGTCGACCGCGACGACGGTGAGACCGCGCTTGGTCATCGCCTCGACGAAGCCGGCGGCGCTTTCGCGCGTCTGCTGCGAGAGCTTGCGGCCGGTCTCGCGCGCCGACTCGACGAACGGCCCGTGCAGCTCCTCGGGGATCTTCTTCCAGGCCGCGTCGGAGAGCACCATGCCGCCGACGAGCACCGCCCAGGGCAGATCGGTCATGAACGGCGCCTTCTCGTACCACTGCAGCAGCACGGCGGCCTGCGGCGAGGTCGGCACGGCGGTGATCATCCCGGTCTGCAACGCCGTCGAGATCTCGGTGGCCGGGAGCGGCACCGGGTTGAAGCCGGCGGCCTTCCAGAGCTCGATCGTCGCCGGGTCGCCGTTCCAGGCGTAGAGCTTCTGCCCCTTGAGGTCGGTCGGCGTGCGCACCGCGCTCTTGGTGAAGAAGCGGACCCAGCCGGCGTCGGCCCAGGAGAGCAGCACGAAGCCCTTGCCGGAGAACGCCTGGGCGATCGTCGGCGTCAGTCCGGCGGAGACCGCCTCGAGCTCCTCGTAGCTCGCGTAGGCGAGCGGGATCAGCAGGGCGTTCGACGAGCGGTCGATCTCGGCGAGCCCCGCCGGCGACAGCAGGCCGCCGTCGAGCGTGCCGAGCCGCATCTTGCGCACCACGTCGCCGTCGTCGCCGGCCACGCCGCCGGCATAGAGCCGCACGGTGACGCGCCCGCCGGAGAGCTCCTGCCAGCGTTGGGCCATCTCCTGCAACGTGGTGTGCCAGGCCGAGCCCTGGGGCACGAGGGTGGCGATCTTGATCGTCACCTTCTGCGCCGACGCCGCCGCGGGCGAGAGGGCGGCGAGGGTGCAGGCGACGACGAGGGGAAGGAAGAACGTGCGCAGTCGCATCGAAGCGTTTCTCCAGTCAGTCCACGAAGAGCTCGTCGGCGCGCTCGCGCAGCCAGGCGGCGCGCCGTTGGGTCAGCAGATTGGCGAGCCGATGCTCGCCGCTCGCCGCGGCGTCGACGGCGAGCGCGTCGGCGAGAGCCTGCTCGAAGCGCTGCCGATCCTGGGCGGCGACGCAGACGGTCTCGGCGAAGGCGACGAACGGGGCGGCGCGTCGGCCGCGGGCGTAGCGCAGTGCCTCGGCGAGCGCCGCTTCCGCCCGGGCAGCCGAACCGCCTGCGGCGGCCGGTCGCGCCCCGTCCCAGACGATGTAGAAGTCGAAGATCGCGCCGT
This genomic window from Holophagales bacterium contains:
- the dctP gene encoding TRAP transporter substrate-binding protein DctP — protein: MRLRTFFLPLVVACTLAALSPAAASAQKVTIKIATLVPQGSAWHTTLQEMAQRWQELSGGRVTVRLYAGGVAGDDGDVVRKMRLGTLDGGLLSPAGLAEIDRSSNALLIPLAYASYEELEAVSAGLTPTIAQAFSGKGFVLLSWADAGWVRFFTKSAVRTPTDLKGQKLYAWNGDPATIELWKAAGFNPVPLPATEISTALQTGMITAVPTSPQAAVLLQWYEKAPFMTDLPWAVLVGGMVLSDAAWKKIPEELHGPFVESARETGRKLSQQTRESAAGFVEAMTKRGLTVVAVDAAARADWQHAAEAAYPKLREGFLPSALLDQALALRDAERARSKGKGK